The Caulobacter vibrioides sequence TCGGCCAGCAGCACGTCGGGGCGGTCGACGACGGCGCGGGCGATGGCCAGGCGCTGCTTCTCGCCGCCCGACAGCGTGGCGGGCAGGGCGTGCATCCGCTCGCCCAGGCCCACCCAGTTCAGAAGCTCGGCCACGTCCTCGCGATAGGTGGCGGGCTTGCGGCCGAGGATTCGCAGGGGCAGGGCGGCGTTGTCGAACACCGACAGGTGCTCCAGCAGCCGGAACTCCTGGAAGACCACCCCGATGCGCCGGCGCAGGAAGGGCAGATCCGAGGCGTGGGTCAGGCTGACGTCACGCCCGAACAGCTCCACGCGACCCCGTGACGCACGGTGCGCCAGATAGATCAATTTGAGCAGCGAGCTCTTGCCCGCCCCCGACGCGCCGGTCAGGAAGTGGAACGAGCCCTGGTCCAGGGAAAAGCTTATATCTCTGAGGGTTTCCGGACCCCGCCCATAGCGCATCGACACGCCTTCGAAGCGGACCACCGGAAGGGCGTCATCGCCCTGTTCTGTGTCGATCCGCAAGGCGCGTCACTGGGCTTTCTGGACATCAGGGTTAAAATCAGCGACCCCAGTAGGCTATGTGGGGTTCGTTCGATTCGCGGCCATGATACTGACCTGCCCGGAGTGCGCCAGCCGCTATTTCGTCGACGACTCCAAGGTCGGGCCGGAAGGCCGTGTCGTGCGTTGCGCCTCGTGCGGGCACCGTTGGACCGCCCATCTGGAAGAGCCGCTCGACCTCTTCGACGAGCCTGAGGTTTCCGAAAATCAGAGCCCGAACGGGACGCCCGACGCGCCGGAGGAAGCTGTCGCCGCCGAGGCCGAGGAGCCGCCCGTCAGCGCCCTGCCGGGCGAGGAGCTGCCCAAGGTCTTTCGAGCCCGCGCCGACGCAGAGCGTCGCCTGCGTGCAGCGACCGCGACGGGCGTGATCTGGGCCGGCATGGCCGCCGCCATGGCGGTGGTCGTGGTCGCCGCCCTGATCTTCCGGATCGACGTCGTGCGCATCATGCCAGGCTCTGCCGGCGCCTACGCCGCTGTTGGTCTGCCGGTCAACACTGTGGGGCTGGTGATCGACACCGGCAGCATCAAGGCCCAGCCCTCGATGCAGGATGGCCACGCCGCGGTCACCATCACCGGCTCGATCCGCAACATCACCGAGCATGAAGTCATCGCCCCGCCGTTGCGCGTGGAGCTGCTCAGCAAGGAAAACAAGCGCGTCGCCGGCCAACTGGCCGCCGCCGCCGACGCCAAGATCCCGCCGGG is a genomic window containing:
- the ftsE gene encoding cell division ATP-binding protein FtsE yields the protein MRIDTEQGDDALPVVRFEGVSMRYGRGPETLRDISFSLDQGSFHFLTGASGAGKSSLLKLIYLAHRASRGRVELFGRDVSLTHASDLPFLRRRIGVVFQEFRLLEHLSVFDNAALPLRILGRKPATYREDVAELLNWVGLGERMHALPATLSGGEKQRLAIARAVVDRPDVLLADEPTGNVDPAMSLRLLRLFVELNRLGTTVLIATHDEDLVARAARPTLHLEHGRLVDLGGRP
- a CDS encoding MJ0042-type zinc finger domain-containing protein — its product is MGFVRFAAMILTCPECASRYFVDDSKVGPEGRVVRCASCGHRWTAHLEEPLDLFDEPEVSENQSPNGTPDAPEEAVAAEAEEPPVSALPGEELPKVFRARADAERRLRAATATGVIWAGMAAAMAVVVVAALIFRIDVVRIMPGSAGAYAAVGLPVNTVGLVIDTGSIKAQPSMQDGHAAVTITGSIRNITEHEVIAPPLRVELLSKENKRVAGQLAAAADAKIPPGEVRHFSITFLDPPRTAKDLQIAFATEPGAAKAVKTALKKPEGHAGEPEVALRGAQDAPAAHEPAGQEPPGHESGDQTPPSDSHEPAHHE